In the Oscillospiraceae bacterium genome, TGCGACAGAAGACGATAAAGCGCTCACGCAAGCCGCCGGCGTCGGCAAAAAAATGGCACAGCGCATTATCTTGGAGTTAAAAGACAAGTTGGCACAACTGCCGCAAGATAGCGGCATTGCCTTGCCAAGCACCATCGACATAGGCGTTCAGAGCAATTTGCGCCAAGCTCAGGCAGCGTTACAACAGCTCGGCTACACGCCCAGCGAGGCCGGGCAGGCCGTAAAAGGCTTGAATGCCGAAGACTCAGTAGAGCATCTATTGAGTGCTGCACTGAAGAAATTGGTGTAAAGGCTTGACAAACAACATAAATATGCCATATAATGTTCATACCATGGAAATACATTTTAATATGGAGGGATACTCATGCTTAACAGACCTGAACTAAAATCTGCGGCTAAAGCCCAAATCAAAGGGAAAATCGGAATTCTATTCCTATGCATGTTCTTGATTGGTCTAATCACGAGTGCTGCCACACCTCTTCTCGGCGCAGGCCTTATCCTCGCTCCAGCATTTTCTATCAGCATGATCATGATTTACTTGGCGTTGATAAAAGGTGATGCTCCAGAAGTCGGAGATATATTCAAAGGGTTTAACCTGTTTGGCAAAGCACTTTGGTTGTCAGTCATCACACAATTCTTTGTTTTCTTATGGTCATTACTCTTCTTTATTCCCGGCATTATCAAGGCAATTGCCTATTCTATGGCACCATATATATTGGCAGAAAATCCAGATATGACGGCACGAGAAGCCTTAAACAAGAGTAAGGAAATCACGCAGGGGCACAAAGGCGAGTTGTTTGTACTTGCACTCTCATTCATTGGATGGATACTGCTGACTGTGGTCACGTTTGGCATCGCCTTTATCTACGTTGGTCCGTATATGCAGGCAACATATGCAAACACTTATAGAAAGCTATCCGGTAATGCAGAAATTTCCCCTGCCCCCACCACAGAAATTGTTGCAGAAGCCTAGAAACGTTCAGAGAGGCGCATGGCACGAGCTTATTAAAATTATTCAAAAACACAAAACACGGGCTTGACATCATCGTCGAGCCCGTGTTATACTGTTAAAGTATGCTTGTCATGGACAGAGTGCCAAATACTCACCCGCAACGATTGTATCATGGCAAGCAAGAAAAAGCAAGCACAAAACGCAGTTTGTTTCCACGCTGCCGTGCGTGTCGAGCCAGTGGATGATTATCGCGTATGACCCGTGCTTTTCATTGCTGGCTACTCACTACTAAACAATCAAAGGAGAACGCCCTATGGCAAACGCACCGCTCACTAAAGATGTCCGTTACGGCCGGACGGTTCGCAAGAGCTACTCCCGTCTCGACGAAGTCCTCGAATTGCCGAGCCTTATTGAAATTCAAAAGAAATCTTACAATTGGTTCTGGGCTGAGGGGTTACAGCAAGTCTTCCGCGACCTGTCCACCGTCACCGATTATACGGGCAACTTAGAACTGACCTTCCTCGATTATCGACTGGAAAACAAACCCAAATACCCTGTTGACGAATGCAAAGAGCGCGATGCGACTTACGCCGCACCACTTAAAGTACGTGTACGTTTGCGCAACAAAGCCACCGAGGAAATCAAAGAGCAGGAAATTTTTATGGGCGACTTCCCGCTCATGACTGACAGCGGCACGTTCATCATCAATGGTGCCGAGCGTGTTGTCGTCAGCCAAATTGTGCGTTCGCCGGGTGCCTATTTCAACGGCGAAAACAAGGCCGGCGCGGGTATGTTCTCGGCTTCTGTTATCCCCTATCGCGGTGCATGGCTGGAGTATGAGACCGATATTAACGATATCTTCAACGTACGGATTGACAAAAACCGTAAGCTACCTGTCACTTCGTTGTTGCGTGCCATTGGGCTAAAAACCAACGCCGAAATCATCGATATGTTCGGCGAAGATACGCGCATTATGGCAACATTGGAAAAAGACCCGGCACACACCGAAAAAGAGTCGCTGGAAGAAATTTACCGCCGTGTACGTCCGGGCGAACCGCCTACGGTCGAAAGCGCACAGGCGTTGTTGAAAAGTCTGTTCTTTGACGCGCGGCGTTATGACTTATCACAAGTCGGGCGCTATAAGTTCAATAAAAAACTCTCCATTGTGCAACGCTTAACAGGTCAGACCTTGGCATTGCCTGTTGCTGACCCATTGACAGGTGAAATTCTGCATGATGAGGGCGACACGTTAACTCGCGAGCAAGCGCAAGCACTCGAAGCGCGCGGCGTCAATGCCGTGACGCTGACTGTTGACGGGCAATTGGTCAAAGTGTTGAGTAATGGCATGGTTGACATCAATAATTTTGTTGACTTTGATGCTCGCACTGCGCTGAACATTCGCGAAAAAGTCACTTTTTCTGTATTGCAAGAAATTCTTGCCGAGGCCAAAGAAAAAGGCGAGAACATTAAAGAATTGATTGCTGACCGCATCAATGACTTGATGCCCAAACACATTCTGCCGCAAGATATTTTTGCTACCGTTAACTACCTCAACTGCCTTGCTCATGGCATCGGCATTGAGGACGACATTGACCATTTAGGCAACCGCCGCTTACGTAGCGTGGGCGAATTAATGCAAAATCAATTCCGCATCGGCTTCACCCGTATGGAACGCGTTATTCGCGAGCGCATGACCATCCAAGATCTTGAGATTGTTACGCCGCAATCACTGGTCAATATTCGGCCTGTCACAGCTGCTATTAAAGAATTCTTTGGCAGTTCCCCCCTGTCGCAGTTTATGGATCAGCCAAACCCGCTGGCAGAGCTAACGCATAAGCGGCGTGTATCGGCACTCGGTCCAGGCGGCCTATCACGTGAACGTGCCAACTTCGAAGTGCGAGACGTGCATTACAGTCACTACGGTCGTGTTTGTCCCATCGAAACACCCGAGGGTCCGAACATCGGCTTGATTGCCTATCTATCCACCTATGCACGCATCAACGAATACGGTTTTATTGAAACTCCGTATCGCCAAATCGATCGCAAAACACGGAAACTTACTGACGAAGTGGTCTACATGACCGCCGATGTTGAGGATGAGTTTATCATTGCGCAAGCCAACGAACCGTTTAACAAAGACGGTACATTTGCTAACCGGCGAGTCATCGGGCGACACCGCAATGAGATTGTCGAAGTTGAGTGCGATCGCATCGACTACATCGACGTATCAAGCAAAATGATGGTCAGCGTAGCGACATCAATGGTGCCTTTCTTAGAAAATGATGACGCCAAGCGCGCCTTGATGGGCGCGAACATGCAACGCCAAGCCGTACCGCTGCTCGTACCCGAAGCCCCCATTGTGGCAACGGGGATCGAGCATAAAGCAGCTTGTGACTCCGGCGTAGTGGTTTTGGCGCAAGAGGACGGCAAAGTGTCAAACGTCACAGCCAATTGCATTACGATGAAATATAAAGGCGGCGATGTTGTTGATCATAAACTAGTCAAGTTCGTGCGCAGCAACCAAGGTACTTGTATAAATCAACGCCCGTTGGTTAATGTTGGCGAAATGGTTAAAAAGGGCGATGTGCTCGCCGACGGCCCAAGCACATGTGAAGGCGAAATCTCATTGGGGCGCAATGTATTGATTGGCTTTATGACGTGGGAAGGCTACAACTACTCCGATGCCATTCTCATCAACGAACGCCTTGTGCGCGACGATGTGTTTACCTCTATTCACATTGAAGAATACGAAAGCGAAGCCCGTGACACCAAGCTAGGCAGCGAAGAAATCACACGCGACATTCCCAACGTGGGCGAAGACGCGCTGAAAGATTTGGACGAACGCGGTGTCATTCGTATCGGTGCTGAAGTGCGCAGCGGCGACATCTTGGTCGGCAAAGTCACGCCTAAGGGCGAAACCGACTTGACGGCAGAAGAGCGTTTGCTCCGTGCCATTTTTGGCGAAAAAGCGCGCGAAGTACGCGATACGTCGTTGCGCGTGCCGCACGGTGAAAGTGGTATTGTCGTAGACGTCAAAGTCTTTACACGCGAAAACAATGACGAACTGCCGCCGGGCGTCAACATGCTCGTGCGTTGCTACATCTCGCAAAAACGTAAAATCAGCGTAGGCGACAAAATGGCGGGGCGCCACGGAAACAAAGGCGTTATCTCGCGCATTTTGCCACAGGAAGACATGCCTTTCTTACCTGACGGAACGCCACTCGACATCGTGTTAAACCCACTGGGCGTGCCGTCGCGTATGAACATTGGGCAGGTGCTGGAAACGCACTTGGGTTACGCCGCGCACAAGCTTGGCTGGAAATGCGCCACACCGATTTTCGACGGCGCGAACGAAGACGACATCGAGAAAACTTTGGAGCTGGCAGGTCTGTCTCCTGATGGCAAGAGCGTTCTCTATGACGGGCGCACAGGCGAGGCATTTGACAATCCCGTTACTGTTGGCTACACCTACTTCTTAAAATTGGCTCACTTAGTTGATGATAAAATTCACGCCCGTTCGACCGGCCCGTACTCGCTGGTTACGCAGCAGCCATTGGGTGGCAAAGCACAGTTTGGCGGTCAGCGTTTTGGCGAGATGGAAGTGTGGGCACTCGAAGCCTACGGTGCGGCACATACCCTGCAAGAACTGCTCACCGTCAAAAGTGACGATATCGTTGGACGTGTCAAAACCTATGAGGCCATTGTCAAAGGCAAGAACGTACCTGCGCCGGGCGTGCCGGAATCATTTAAGGTGCTGATTAAAGAGTTGCAATCGCTATGTCTAAACATCCGTATCTTAGACAAAGACGGTGAAGAGATCGACTTCCACGCCGAGGAACCTGATTACGCCGCCGCCGACTTGGACGTCGAACCCAACTACGCCGCTGAGGAAGAACTTGAGCAAAGCGGTTATTCCATCAATGACACAGGTGCCGATTTTGATCTTTCCGGCGACTCAAACGATGATGAACTCTCTGTCGACGACGATGACGATACCCTTGATGATACTGTTGAAAGTGAGGAGCACGCATGAATCACGCACCATTTGAAGCCATAGAGATTCGTCTCTCATCTCCTGATTTAATTCTTGAACGTTCCTATGGTGAGGTAAAGAAACCCGAAACCATCAACTACCGCACGCTCAAACCCGAGCGTGAAGGTCTGTTCTGCGAACGCATTTTTGGCCCGACTAAGGACTGGGAATGTCACTGTGGTAAATATAAAAAAATTCGTTACAAAGGCAAAGTTTGCGACCGCTGCGGTGTGGAAGTCACTAAAAAAGATGTGCGCCGCGACCGTATGGGGCACATTGAATTGGCTGCACCTGTTTCGCATATTTGGTACTTCAAAGGCATTCCATCTCGCATGGGGCTGTTGCTCGACATGACGCCACGCCTGCTTGAAAAAGTGCTGTACTTCGCGGCATATATCGTCACGCGCGTTGAAGAGGGTGAAGTGCCGCTCAGCAAAAAACAAATTTTAACCGATGCCGAGTACCGCGATATGCGCGAAAAGTATGAAGATGCCTTCACTGCCGAAATGGGTGCTGAGGCGCTTGAAAAATTGTTGGCCGAAATCGACTTAGACACATTGTCAATACAACTGCGCGAAGAGTTGAAAGACGCATCGGCACAAAAGAAGCTGCGTATCCTCAAACGCTTGGAAACTGTCGAAGCTTTCCGCTTGTCAGGTAACCGTCCGGAGTGGATGATTGTCCGGCATATGCCTGTCATGCCGCCGGAATTGCGCCCCATGGTGCAGCTTGACGGCGGACGCTTTGCCACTAGTGACCTCAACGACTTATACCGCCGCGTCATCAATCGCAACAATCGCTTAAAGCGCTTGCTGCAATTGGGCGCGCCGGATATTATTGTACGCAACGAAAAGCGTATGTTGCAAGAGGCCGTTGACGCGTTGATTGACAACGGCCGCCGCGGCCGCCCTGTCACAGGCCCTTCCAACCGCGCACTCAAATCACTCTCCGATCTACTCAAAGGCAAGCAAGGTCGTTTCCGTCAAAATCTGCTGGGTAAACGGGTTGACTACTCAGGGCGCTCGGTTATCGTTGTCGGCCCTGAGCTGAAACTCTACCAATGCGGCCTGCCTAAAGAGATGGCCTTAGAGTTGTTCAAACCATTTGTTATGAAGCGCCTTGTCGGGCTCGGATTGGCAAACAACATCAAAAGTGCAAAAAAAATGGTCGAACGCTCGCGCGTTGAGGTCTATGACGCGTTAGAAGAAATCATCAAAGAACATCCGGTGCTGCTCAACCGCGC is a window encoding:
- a CDS encoding DUF975 family protein encodes the protein MLNRPELKSAAKAQIKGKIGILFLCMFLIGLITSAATPLLGAGLILAPAFSISMIMIYLALIKGDAPEVGDIFKGFNLFGKALWLSVITQFFVFLWSLLFFIPGIIKAIAYSMAPYILAENPDMTAREALNKSKEITQGHKGELFVLALSFIGWILLTVVTFGIAFIYVGPYMQATYANTYRKLSGNAEISPAPTTEIVAEA
- the rpoB gene encoding DNA-directed RNA polymerase subunit beta, producing MANAPLTKDVRYGRTVRKSYSRLDEVLELPSLIEIQKKSYNWFWAEGLQQVFRDLSTVTDYTGNLELTFLDYRLENKPKYPVDECKERDATYAAPLKVRVRLRNKATEEIKEQEIFMGDFPLMTDSGTFIINGAERVVVSQIVRSPGAYFNGENKAGAGMFSASVIPYRGAWLEYETDINDIFNVRIDKNRKLPVTSLLRAIGLKTNAEIIDMFGEDTRIMATLEKDPAHTEKESLEEIYRRVRPGEPPTVESAQALLKSLFFDARRYDLSQVGRYKFNKKLSIVQRLTGQTLALPVADPLTGEILHDEGDTLTREQAQALEARGVNAVTLTVDGQLVKVLSNGMVDINNFVDFDARTALNIREKVTFSVLQEILAEAKEKGENIKELIADRINDLMPKHILPQDIFATVNYLNCLAHGIGIEDDIDHLGNRRLRSVGELMQNQFRIGFTRMERVIRERMTIQDLEIVTPQSLVNIRPVTAAIKEFFGSSPLSQFMDQPNPLAELTHKRRVSALGPGGLSRERANFEVRDVHYSHYGRVCPIETPEGPNIGLIAYLSTYARINEYGFIETPYRQIDRKTRKLTDEVVYMTADVEDEFIIAQANEPFNKDGTFANRRVIGRHRNEIVEVECDRIDYIDVSSKMMVSVATSMVPFLENDDAKRALMGANMQRQAVPLLVPEAPIVATGIEHKAACDSGVVVLAQEDGKVSNVTANCITMKYKGGDVVDHKLVKFVRSNQGTCINQRPLVNVGEMVKKGDVLADGPSTCEGEISLGRNVLIGFMTWEGYNYSDAILINERLVRDDVFTSIHIEEYESEARDTKLGSEEITRDIPNVGEDALKDLDERGVIRIGAEVRSGDILVGKVTPKGETDLTAEERLLRAIFGEKAREVRDTSLRVPHGESGIVVDVKVFTRENNDELPPGVNMLVRCYISQKRKISVGDKMAGRHGNKGVISRILPQEDMPFLPDGTPLDIVLNPLGVPSRMNIGQVLETHLGYAAHKLGWKCATPIFDGANEDDIEKTLELAGLSPDGKSVLYDGRTGEAFDNPVTVGYTYFLKLAHLVDDKIHARSTGPYSLVTQQPLGGKAQFGGQRFGEMEVWALEAYGAAHTLQELLTVKSDDIVGRVKTYEAIVKGKNVPAPGVPESFKVLIKELQSLCLNIRILDKDGEEIDFHAEEPDYAAADLDVEPNYAAEEELEQSGYSINDTGADFDLSGDSNDDELSVDDDDDTLDDTVESEEHA